A portion of the Pseudomonas sp. GR 6-02 genome contains these proteins:
- a CDS encoding substrate-binding periplasmic protein produces the protein MPLITQLLTVLLFTCLSFTARGEKLRIVTEPWAPYVYEEGGKNLGLDYETTAIVFKRLGIDVEWQFLPWKRCLSMLEQGQADGVLDIFHSDEREATLLYPSEPLSQVEFVMFYANERPFPFRTLDDLKGLTIGTSPGYLYSKDFSESTLFTREPAPTHEANFGKLVRGRIDLLITDRRVGQHLLDQLDIRDKITENPTVISQQSQYLAVRRNAGMDLLVQRFGAELKRFKREPAYAELSARYGAGPASEARATNATATGEKTVEQQESGAQ, from the coding sequence ATGCCCCTGATCACCCAGTTACTGACCGTGCTTCTATTCACTTGCCTGAGCTTCACCGCTCGCGGCGAGAAGCTGCGTATTGTCACCGAACCCTGGGCGCCTTACGTCTATGAAGAAGGTGGCAAGAACCTCGGGCTCGACTACGAAACCACGGCCATCGTCTTCAAACGCCTCGGGATTGACGTGGAATGGCAGTTCCTGCCGTGGAAGCGCTGCCTGTCGATGCTTGAGCAAGGCCAGGCGGACGGTGTGCTGGATATTTTCCACAGCGATGAACGCGAAGCGACCCTGCTCTACCCCAGCGAACCGCTCTCGCAAGTCGAATTCGTGATGTTCTACGCCAATGAACGGCCGTTCCCGTTTCGCACCCTGGACGACCTGAAAGGCCTGACCATCGGCACCTCGCCGGGCTACCTGTACAGCAAGGATTTCAGCGAATCGACGTTGTTTACCCGGGAACCGGCGCCTACCCATGAAGCCAACTTCGGCAAACTGGTGCGCGGGCGGATCGACCTGTTGATCACCGATCGCCGGGTCGGCCAGCACTTGCTCGATCAACTGGACATCCGCGACAAGATCACCGAGAACCCGACTGTCATCAGCCAGCAAAGCCAGTATCTGGCGGTGCGCCGCAATGCCGGGATGGATTTGTTGGTGCAGCGTTTCGGCGCCGAGCTCAAGCGCTTCAAGCGCGAACCGGCCTATGCCGAACTGAGCGCCCGCTATGGTGCCGGTCCGGCTAGCGAAGCCCGGGCCACCAACGCCACCGCAACCGGCGAAAAAACCGTTGAGCAGCAGGAAAGCGGCGCACAGTGA
- a CDS encoding formate/nitrite transporter family protein — protein MDTPKDGKTPDLSAQEQREVDKNQPPRAAVLHEIIRTQGDQELERSVAALWWSALAAGLTMGLSLMGMGLLNSRLPDGEGYKVIASFGYCAGFLAVILARQQLFTENTLTAVLPIMSKPTLGNVGRLLRLWTVVLVGNLCGTLLVAYVMLHLPIFDSKTDLAFLEIGRKVMENDAGKMLAKGIISGWMIATMVWMIPSMESAKMWIIILITYFMALGDFTHIVVGSVEVSYLVFAGELPWKDFWWVFAGPTLVGNIIGGSFIFALISHAQIRSESGPPKTSAERAQESEPQKIKK, from the coding sequence ATGGACACGCCCAAAGACGGCAAGACCCCGGACCTCTCGGCACAGGAACAGCGCGAGGTCGACAAGAACCAGCCCCCGCGGGCGGCGGTGCTGCACGAAATCATTCGCACCCAAGGCGATCAGGAGCTCGAGCGCAGCGTTGCGGCGCTGTGGTGGTCGGCGCTGGCTGCCGGCCTGACCATGGGCCTGTCGCTGATGGGCATGGGACTGCTCAACTCGCGCCTGCCGGACGGCGAAGGCTACAAGGTGATCGCCAGCTTCGGTTATTGCGCCGGTTTTCTAGCGGTGATTCTCGCCCGTCAGCAACTCTTCACCGAAAACACCCTGACCGCCGTGCTGCCGATCATGAGCAAGCCAACGTTGGGTAATGTCGGTCGGTTGCTGCGGCTGTGGACGGTGGTGCTGGTGGGCAACCTCTGCGGCACCTTGCTGGTGGCATATGTGATGCTGCACCTGCCGATATTCGACAGCAAGACCGATCTGGCCTTCCTTGAGATCGGGCGCAAGGTCATGGAGAACGATGCCGGCAAGATGCTCGCCAAAGGCATCATCTCCGGCTGGATGATCGCCACCATGGTCTGGATGATCCCGTCCATGGAAAGCGCCAAGATGTGGATCATCATCCTCATCACCTATTTCATGGCGCTGGGCGATTTCACCCACATCGTGGTCGGATCGGTCGAGGTTTCTTACCTGGTGTTTGCCGGCGAGTTGCCGTGGAAGGATTTCTGGTGGGTGTTCGCAGGTCCCACGCTGGTGGGGAACATTATTGGCGGCAGTTTTATCTTCGCGCTGATCAGTCACGCGCAGATTCGCAGTGAAAGCGGGCCGCCGAAGACCTCTGCGGAGCGGGCTCAGGAATCCGAACCGCAGAAGATCAAAAAATGA
- a CDS encoding EamA family transporter: MLATILVLVAALLHAAWNTLIKFSAERLLVVACMDSVALLFVALMLPFVALPPLDMWPWILASAAFELLYRYLLIQAYRVGDLGLVYPLMRGLSPLVVLALTLIFAGEVLTAQQIFGILLIPFGMVCLLWQGGGGVRLPWSMLPVVALIGLCIGCYTFIDGQALRRWSHPLDYLVWVTVLSAWSFPLLALVRKRPAFMLFWREQWRLGLAVGFCVLFSYALVLWAMQLGSIAEAAALREISVILVVLFGMRYLKEPFGRPRLLACGLVLIGMLVMKF, translated from the coding sequence GTGCTTGCGACAATTCTGGTGTTGGTGGCGGCGCTGTTGCACGCGGCGTGGAATACCCTGATCAAGTTCAGCGCGGAGCGGCTGTTGGTGGTGGCCTGCATGGACAGCGTGGCGTTGCTGTTTGTCGCGCTGATGCTACCCTTCGTGGCGCTGCCGCCACTGGATATGTGGCCGTGGATTCTTGCGTCGGCGGCATTCGAGTTGCTCTATCGCTACCTGTTGATCCAGGCCTATCGGGTCGGCGATCTCGGCCTGGTCTATCCGTTGATGCGTGGCCTGTCACCGTTGGTGGTGCTGGCGCTGACGCTGATCTTCGCCGGTGAAGTGCTGACGGCTCAGCAGATCTTCGGGATTTTGCTCATCCCGTTCGGCATGGTGTGCCTGCTCTGGCAGGGCGGTGGCGGGGTGCGCCTGCCGTGGTCGATGCTGCCGGTGGTGGCGCTGATCGGGTTGTGCATCGGTTGCTACACCTTCATCGATGGCCAGGCCTTGCGGCGCTGGTCCCATCCGCTGGACTACCTGGTTTGGGTCACAGTGCTCAGTGCCTGGTCGTTCCCATTGCTGGCGCTGGTGCGCAAACGCCCGGCGTTCATGCTGTTCTGGCGTGAGCAGTGGCGGTTGGGGTTGGCGGTCGGGTTCTGTGTATTGTTCAGCTACGCTCTGGTGCTGTGGGCCATGCAGCTCGGATCGATTGCCGAGGCAGCGGCGCTGCGCGAGATCAGCGTGATTCTGGTGGTGCTGTTCGGCATGCGCTACCTCAAAGAACCTTTTGGCAGGCCACGGCTCTTAGCCTGTGGACTGGTATTGATCGGCATGTTGGTGATGAAGTTTTAG
- a CDS encoding acyl-CoA thioesterase produces MNFHTRKWVKPEDLNPNGTLFGGSLLRWIDEEAAIYAIVQLGNQRVVTKYISEINFVSASRQGDIIELGITATEFGRTSITLTCEVRNKITRKSILTVEKMVFVNLGEDGLPMPHGRTEIRYVKDQFKDDDIGE; encoded by the coding sequence ATGAATTTCCACACCCGCAAATGGGTAAAACCCGAAGACCTCAACCCCAACGGCACGCTGTTCGGCGGCAGCCTGCTGCGCTGGATCGACGAAGAAGCGGCGATCTACGCCATCGTCCAGTTGGGTAATCAGCGCGTGGTCACCAAGTACATTTCCGAAATCAACTTCGTCAGCGCCTCGCGTCAGGGCGACATCATCGAGCTGGGCATCACCGCCACCGAGTTCGGTCGCACCTCGATCACGCTGACCTGCGAAGTGCGCAACAAGATCACTCGCAAGAGCATTTTGACGGTAGAGAAGATGGTGTTCGTGAACCTGGGCGAAGACGGCCTGCCCATGCCGCACGGCCGGACCGAGATCAGGTACGTCAAAGACCAGTTCAAGGATGATGACATTGGCGAATAG
- the mltA gene encoding murein transglycosylase A: MNSRFKAWRHNLAWTLPMVAILAGCTGGDSSKPKTHALATYSSATWEALPAVSDNDLVAGFGSWRSACSRLKADPVWGGTCAASANVQPTASEIRGFLKQNLDVYGLRAANDNPNGLITGYYEPVYPGSLTQTKQANIPVYGVPEDMIIVSLDSIYPELKGKRLRGRLEGRVLKPYDDAATIETNGVKAPVIAWLTDPMNLQFLQIQGSGRIQLDDGRQLRIGYADQNGHPYRPIGRWLVDQGELKKEEVTMSAIDNWAKANPTRIPELLGSNPSYVFFNRNPDSNEGPRGSLNVPLTAGYSAAVDRKVIPLGSLLWLSTTRPDGSALVRPVAAQDTGGAIAGEVRADLFWGTGEAAGQLAGDMKQQGQIWMLWPKGAALPQVPQVADKL; the protein is encoded by the coding sequence ATGAACAGCCGTTTCAAGGCGTGGCGTCACAACCTGGCCTGGACCCTTCCGATGGTGGCCATACTTGCTGGCTGCACCGGTGGCGACAGTAGCAAACCGAAAACCCACGCACTGGCGACCTACTCCAGCGCTACCTGGGAAGCCCTTCCAGCGGTGTCCGACAATGACCTCGTCGCCGGTTTTGGCTCGTGGCGCAGCGCCTGCAGCCGACTCAAGGCCGACCCGGTCTGGGGTGGCACCTGCGCCGCTTCCGCCAATGTTCAGCCAACCGCCAGCGAAATCCGCGGCTTCCTCAAGCAAAACCTCGATGTTTACGGCTTGCGCGCCGCCAATGACAACCCCAACGGCCTGATCACCGGTTACTACGAACCGGTGTATCCCGGCAGCCTGACCCAGACCAAGCAAGCGAACATCCCGGTGTACGGCGTGCCCGAGGACATGATCATCGTCTCGCTGGACAGCATTTACCCGGAACTCAAAGGCAAACGCCTGCGCGGACGACTAGAAGGTCGCGTGCTCAAGCCTTATGACGATGCGGCAACCATTGAAACCAATGGCGTGAAGGCGCCAGTGATTGCCTGGCTGACCGACCCGATGAACCTGCAGTTCCTGCAAATCCAGGGTTCGGGGCGCATCCAGCTCGATGATGGCCGTCAATTGCGCATTGGTTATGCCGACCAGAACGGCCACCCCTATCGACCTATCGGCCGCTGGCTGGTGGATCAGGGCGAGCTGAAGAAAGAAGAGGTAACCATGAGCGCCATCGATAACTGGGCCAAGGCCAATCCGACGCGCATTCCCGAACTGCTCGGCAGCAACCCCAGCTACGTGTTCTTCAATCGCAACCCGGACAGCAACGAAGGGCCGCGCGGTTCGCTGAATGTGCCATTGACCGCAGGTTATAGCGCGGCAGTGGATCGCAAGGTGATTCCGCTCGGTAGCCTGTTGTGGTTGTCGACGACGCGACCGGACGGCAGCGCACTGGTGCGTCCGGTGGCCGCTCAAGATACCGGCGGCGCGATTGCCGGCGAGGTCCGCGCAGACCTGTTCTGGGGCACGGGCGAAGCCGCCGGGCAATTGGCCGGCGACATGAAACAGCAGGGGCAGATCTGGATGCTCTGGCCTAAAGGGGCGGCGTTGCCTCAGGTGCCGCAGGTGGCTGACAAACTTTAG
- a CDS encoding MAPEG family protein, translating into MTVALWCILIAICLPYLCTGVAKFSNGKFGLKQNHDPRAFLDSLEGVARRAHSAQLNSFEVTPAFAAAVIVAHLAGNAELVTINVLSVLFITSRLLYIICYLADWAILRSLVWAIGMGLIVSFFVVSV; encoded by the coding sequence ATGACGGTTGCTCTGTGGTGCATTTTGATTGCGATCTGCTTGCCTTATCTGTGCACAGGCGTCGCCAAGTTCAGCAATGGCAAGTTCGGGCTGAAACAGAATCACGACCCAAGGGCGTTTCTGGATTCGCTCGAAGGCGTGGCCAGGCGTGCGCATTCGGCGCAGTTGAACAGCTTCGAAGTGACCCCGGCGTTTGCCGCGGCGGTGATCGTGGCGCATCTGGCCGGCAATGCCGAACTGGTGACGATCAATGTGCTATCGGTGCTGTTCATCACCAGTCGGCTGCTGTACATCATTTGCTATCTGGCGGACTGGGCGATTCTGCGGTCGCTGGTGTGGGCCATTGGCATGGGGCTGATTGTCAGTTTCTTTGTGGTGTCTGTTTAA
- a CDS encoding DEAD/DEAH box helicase — protein MSFASLGLSEALVRAIEAAGYTEPTPVQQRAIPAVLQGRDLMVAAQTGTGKTGGFALPILERLFPNGHPDKSQRHGPRQPRVLVLTPTRELAAQVHESFKVYARDLKFVSACIFGGVGMNPQVQAMSRGVDVLVACPGRLLDLAGQGSVDLSHVEILVLDEADRMLDMGFVHDVKKVLARLPAKRQNLLFSATFSKDITDLAGKLLHNPERIEVTPPNTTVERIEQRVFRLAASHKRSLLAHLITAGAWEQVLVFTRTKHGANRLAEYLDKHGLTAVAIHGNKSQNARTKALADFKAGEVRILVATDIAARGLDIDQLPHVVNFELPNVDEDYVHRIGRTGRAGRSGEAISLVAPDEEKLLKSIERMTKQKIADGDLMGFDSSAVEAEKPEVRERPDVRNPRAPRGPRGDGPNGSGGGGGRKDKGKDKGGKEKPAAGRGERPAREHKPREGTPAREQQRPAPRAAADRAPDEFLDDDIDNFGNRVDYVPQAKPAQGRGRRPGAPAQGAGAPRAGQPQGRQNGPRNSSGATTGTPPAKRSGPRNGAPRDGQARREESRNRRPARDDQSRSEPAVQNPRSPAPKIIHKESKSDRFPTPEQLDQLPGRPRGEKPALLTRNR, from the coding sequence ATGTCCTTTGCTTCCCTCGGTCTCTCCGAGGCTTTAGTCCGCGCCATCGAGGCAGCGGGCTATACCGAGCCTACTCCGGTGCAACAGCGGGCCATTCCCGCCGTGTTGCAAGGTCGCGACCTGATGGTTGCGGCTCAGACAGGTACTGGTAAAACCGGTGGCTTCGCCCTTCCGATTCTGGAGCGGTTGTTTCCCAACGGTCACCCGGACAAATCCCAGCGTCACGGCCCGCGTCAACCACGCGTACTGGTCCTGACCCCAACCCGCGAACTCGCGGCTCAGGTGCACGAGAGCTTCAAGGTCTATGCCCGTGACCTGAAGTTCGTCAGCGCCTGCATCTTCGGTGGCGTCGGCATGAACCCGCAGGTTCAAGCCATGTCCCGTGGTGTCGACGTGCTGGTGGCCTGCCCAGGTCGCCTGCTCGACCTCGCCGGCCAAGGCAGTGTCGATTTGTCCCACGTGGAAATCCTGGTGCTGGACGAAGCCGACCGCATGCTCGACATGGGCTTTGTCCATGACGTGAAAAAGGTCCTCGCCCGGCTCCCGGCCAAACGGCAGAACCTGTTGTTCTCGGCGACGTTCTCCAAAGACATCACCGACCTCGCCGGCAAGCTGCTGCACAACCCGGAACGCATCGAAGTCACGCCACCGAACACCACGGTCGAGCGGATCGAACAACGCGTATTCCGTCTGGCCGCCAGCCACAAGCGTTCGTTGCTGGCGCACCTGATTACTGCCGGCGCCTGGGAACAGGTGCTGGTATTCACTCGCACCAAGCACGGCGCCAACCGCCTGGCCGAGTACCTGGACAAACACGGCCTCACCGCCGTCGCGATCCACGGCAACAAGAGCCAGAACGCCCGCACCAAGGCCCTGGCCGACTTCAAGGCCGGTGAAGTGCGCATCCTGGTCGCCACCGACATCGCTGCTCGTGGCCTCGACATCGACCAGTTGCCTCATGTGGTCAACTTCGAACTACCAAACGTCGACGAAGATTACGTGCACCGTATCGGTCGTACCGGCCGTGCCGGTCGTTCGGGCGAGGCGATCTCGCTGGTCGCTCCGGACGAAGAAAAACTGCTGAAAAGCATCGAGCGCATGACCAAGCAGAAAATCGCCGACGGCGACCTGATGGGCTTCGACTCCAGCGCTGTGGAAGCCGAGAAACCGGAAGTCCGCGAGCGTCCGGATGTGCGTAACCCACGCGCCCCACGTGGCCCACGCGGCGACGGCCCGAACGGCAGCGGTGGTGGTGGCGGTCGTAAAGACAAAGGCAAGGACAAGGGCGGCAAGGAAAAGCCTGCCGCTGGCCGTGGCGAGCGCCCGGCCCGTGAACACAAGCCACGCGAAGGCACTCCGGCCCGCGAGCAACAGCGCCCGGCCCCTCGCGCTGCCGCCGACCGTGCTCCGGACGAGTTCCTGGACGACGATATCGATAACTTCGGTAACCGCGTCGACTACGTGCCTCAAGCCAAACCGGCTCAGGGCCGTGGCCGCCGTCCGGGCGCACCGGCACAAGGCGCTGGCGCTCCGCGCGCCGGTCAGCCACAAGGTCGCCAGAACGGTCCGCGCAACAGCAGCGGCGCAACCACCGGCACCCCACCGGCCAAGCGCAGTGGCCCACGCAACGGCGCTCCACGTGACGGCCAGGCCCGTCGCGAAGAGTCCCGCAACCGCCGTCCGGCCCGTGACGACCAGTCTCGTTCGGAACCGGCCGTGCAGAACCCGCGGAGCCCGGCACCGAAGATCATTCACAAGGAATCGAAAAGCGATCGCTTCCCGACCCCTGAGCAACTGGATCAACTGCCAGGCCGTCCGCGCGGCGAAAAACCAGCATTGCTGACCCGCAACCGCTGA
- the ahcY gene encoding adenosylhomocysteinase translates to MSAVITPADFNDYKVADMSLAAWGRRETIIAESEMPALMGLRRKYSVEQPLKGAKILGCIHMTIQTAVLIETLVALGAEVRWSSCNIFSTQDQAAASIAAAGIPVFAWKGETEEEYEWCLEQTILKDGQPWDANMILDDGGDLTELLHKKYPQVLDRVHGVTEETTTGVHRLLDMLAKGELKIPAINVNDSVTKSKNDNKYGCRHSLNDAIKRGTDHLLSGKQALVIGYGDVGKGSAQSLRQEGMIVKVSEVDPICAMQACMDGFELVSPFIDGINNGTEASIDKALLGKIDLIVTTTGNVNVCDANMLKALKKRAVVCNIGHFDNEIDTAFMRKNWAWEEVKPQVHKVHRTGPGAFDAQNDDYLILLAEGRLVNLGNATGHPSRIMDGSFANQVLAQIFLFGQKYADLSPAQKAERLTVEVLPKKLDEEVALEMVRGFGGVVTQLTKQQADYIGVTVEGPFKPHAYRY, encoded by the coding sequence ATGAGCGCTGTTATCACGCCTGCAGATTTTAACGATTACAAAGTTGCCGACATGTCCCTGGCTGCCTGGGGCCGTCGCGAAACCATCATCGCCGAATCCGAAATGCCGGCCCTGATGGGTCTGCGCCGCAAGTACTCCGTCGAGCAACCGCTCAAGGGCGCGAAGATTCTCGGCTGCATCCACATGACCATTCAGACTGCCGTGCTGATCGAAACCCTGGTTGCCCTGGGTGCCGAAGTACGCTGGTCGTCCTGCAACATTTTCTCGACTCAGGATCAGGCCGCCGCTTCCATCGCCGCTGCCGGCATCCCGGTGTTCGCCTGGAAAGGCGAGACTGAAGAAGAGTACGAGTGGTGCCTGGAGCAAACCATCCTCAAGGATGGCCAGCCTTGGGATGCCAACATGATCCTCGACGACGGCGGCGACCTGACCGAGCTGCTGCACAAGAAGTACCCACAAGTACTGGACCGCGTCCACGGCGTCACCGAAGAAACCACCACCGGCGTTCACCGTCTGCTGGACATGCTGGCCAAGGGCGAGCTGAAAATCCCGGCCATCAACGTCAACGACTCGGTGACCAAGAGCAAGAACGACAACAAGTACGGCTGCCGTCACAGCCTGAACGACGCGATCAAGCGCGGCACCGACCACCTGCTGTCCGGCAAGCAAGCGCTGGTCATCGGTTACGGCGACGTGGGCAAGGGCTCGGCCCAGTCCCTGCGTCAGGAAGGCATGATCGTTAAAGTCTCCGAAGTCGACCCGATCTGCGCCATGCAAGCCTGCATGGACGGTTTCGAACTGGTTTCGCCGTTCATCGACGGTATCAACAACGGTACCGAAGCGAGTATCGACAAAGCGCTGCTGGGCAAGATCGACCTGATCGTGACCACCACCGGCAACGTCAATGTTTGCGACGCAAACATGCTCAAAGCCCTGAAGAAACGCGCTGTGGTCTGCAACATCGGTCACTTCGACAACGAAATCGACACCGCTTTCATGCGCAAGAACTGGGCATGGGAAGAAGTGAAGCCGCAGGTTCACAAGGTTCACCGCACCGGTCCAGGCGCTTTCGACGCTCAGAACGACGACTACCTGATCCTGCTGGCCGAAGGCCGTCTGGTTAACCTGGGTAACGCCACTGGTCACCCAAGCCGCATCATGGACGGTTCGTTCGCCAACCAGGTTCTGGCGCAGATCTTCCTGTTCGGCCAGAAGTACGCCGACCTGTCGCCAGCCCAGAAAGCCGAGCGCCTGACCGTTGAAGTACTGCCGAAGAAACTCGACGAAGAAGTGGCCCTGGAAATGGTCCGCGGTTTCGGCGGCGTGGTCACTCAACTGACCAAGCAACAGGCTGACTACATCGGCGTTACCGTCGAAGGCCCGTTCAAGCCGCACGCTTACCGCTACTGA
- the metF gene encoding methylenetetrahydrofolate reductase [NAD(P)H] has product MSQERRYSFEFFPTKTDAGHEKLIATARQLATYNPDFFSCTYGAGGSTRDRTLNTVLQLESEVKVPAAPHLSCVGDSKNDLRGLLTQYKAAGIQRIVALRGDLPSGMGMASGELRHANDLVEFIREETGDHFHIEIAAYPEMHPQARNFEDDLNNFVRKANAGANSAITQYFFNADSYFYFVERVQAKGVNIPIVPGIMPITNYSKLARFSDACGAEIPRWIRKQLEAYGDDTQSIQSFGEQVITEMCERLLQGGAPGLHFYTLNQAEPSLAVWNNLKLPR; this is encoded by the coding sequence ATGTCCCAAGAACGTCGCTACAGCTTCGAATTCTTCCCGACGAAGACCGATGCTGGGCATGAAAAACTGATCGCCACTGCCCGTCAGCTGGCGACCTACAATCCCGACTTCTTCTCCTGCACCTACGGCGCTGGCGGTTCGACTCGTGATCGCACCCTCAACACCGTGCTGCAGCTGGAAAGTGAAGTCAAAGTCCCAGCCGCTCCGCATCTGTCTTGCGTGGGTGACAGCAAGAACGATCTGCGCGGCCTGCTGACCCAGTACAAGGCAGCCGGCATCCAGCGAATCGTCGCGCTTCGCGGTGACCTGCCCTCGGGCATGGGCATGGCCAGCGGCGAGTTGCGTCACGCCAATGACCTGGTTGAATTCATTCGTGAAGAGACTGGCGATCATTTCCACATCGAAATCGCCGCTTACCCGGAAATGCATCCGCAAGCGCGCAATTTCGAAGACGATCTCAACAACTTCGTGCGCAAGGCCAACGCCGGTGCCAACAGTGCGATCACCCAGTACTTCTTCAACGCCGACAGTTATTTCTACTTCGTCGAGCGTGTACAGGCGAAGGGTGTGAACATCCCGATCGTGCCGGGGATCATGCCGATTACCAACTACAGCAAGCTGGCGCGCTTCTCCGACGCTTGCGGTGCGGAAATCCCGCGCTGGATCCGCAAGCAACTGGAAGCCTACGGCGACGACACCCAGAGCATTCAAAGCTTTGGTGAGCAAGTCATCACCGAGATGTGCGAACGCCTGTTGCAAGGTGGCGCACCGGGGCTGCACTTCTACACACTGAACCAGGCTGAACCGAGCCTGGCGGTATGGAATAACCTGAAGTTGCCGCGCTAA
- a CDS encoding MFS transporter, with product MPLALLALAVAAFGIGTTEFVIMGLLPDVARDLAVSIPHAGLLITGYALGVVFGAPILAVGTANMPRKATLLGMTLMFILGNILCALAPNYATLMAARVITALCHGAFFGIGSVVAASLVAPNKRAQAIAIMFTGLTLANVLGVPLGTALGQYAGWRSTFWAVSVIGVIAAIAQWVWLPKEIPMDKANLASEFKVLGKVNVLLALGMSVLASTSLFSVFTYIAPILQDITGVSPHGVTIMLLLFGVGLTGGSMLGGRLADSRLLPSLVGMTLAAAIVLAAFSQTSHSVIPAAITLVLWGIFAFALCPILQLLIIDQAHEAPNLGSTLNQSAFNLGNAAGAWIGGLVVASGADLADLPWTGALVSVFTLLTALFFIYLQRRSAAAINVSG from the coding sequence ATGCCACTCGCCTTGCTTGCACTGGCCGTTGCCGCTTTCGGCATCGGCACCACTGAGTTCGTCATCATGGGCTTGCTGCCCGATGTCGCCCGCGACCTCGCCGTGAGCATTCCTCATGCTGGCCTGCTCATCACCGGTTATGCCCTGGGCGTGGTGTTCGGTGCGCCGATTCTCGCGGTCGGCACCGCCAACATGCCGCGCAAAGCCACACTGCTGGGCATGACGCTGATGTTCATTCTCGGCAACATCCTCTGCGCCCTGGCGCCGAACTACGCCACCTTGATGGCCGCACGAGTGATCACCGCGCTGTGCCATGGCGCGTTTTTCGGCATCGGCTCAGTGGTCGCTGCCAGTCTGGTGGCACCGAACAAACGAGCCCAGGCAATTGCCATAATGTTCACCGGCCTGACCTTGGCCAACGTGCTGGGCGTGCCATTGGGCACTGCTCTGGGGCAATACGCCGGCTGGCGCTCGACCTTCTGGGCAGTGTCGGTGATTGGCGTGATTGCAGCCATTGCGCAGTGGGTCTGGCTGCCCAAGGAAATCCCCATGGACAAAGCCAACCTGGCCAGCGAATTCAAAGTGCTGGGCAAGGTCAATGTGCTGCTGGCGCTGGGCATGAGCGTGCTGGCGTCCACCAGCCTGTTCAGCGTGTTCACTTACATTGCGCCGATCCTGCAGGATATCACCGGCGTCAGTCCGCATGGCGTAACCATCATGTTGCTGTTGTTCGGGGTCGGCTTGACCGGGGGCAGCATGCTCGGCGGCCGATTGGCGGACAGTCGTTTGCTGCCTTCGCTGGTGGGGATGACATTGGCCGCGGCCATCGTGCTGGCCGCCTTCAGCCAAACCAGCCATTCAGTGATACCGGCGGCGATCACGCTGGTGTTGTGGGGCATCTTCGCCTTCGCGCTGTGCCCGATCCTGCAATTGCTGATTATCGATCAGGCCCATGAGGCGCCAAACCTCGGGTCGACGTTGAATCAAAGCGCATTCAATCTCGGCAACGCCGCCGGGGCTTGGATTGGCGGACTGGTGGTGGCCAGTGGCGCGGACCTGGCGGACTTGCCGTGGACCGGCGCACTGGTCAGCGTATTCACGCTGCTGACGGCGCTGTTCTTCATCTACCTGCAACGTCGCAGTGCTGCCGCAATCAACGTCTCTGGCTGA
- a CDS encoding YceI family protein, with amino-acid sequence MLKKTLAALAIGSALLSANVMAADYVVDKEGQHAFVDFKISHLGYSYIIGTFKDIDGKFSFDAAKPEDSKIEFNVRTASVFTNHAERDKHIASGDFLNVGKFADAKFVSTSVKPTGKNAAGKDTADVTGNLTLLGVTKPIVVKATFLGEGKDPWGGYRAGFEGTTSIKRSDFGKQKDLGPASDAVDLYVTFEGVKAK; translated from the coding sequence ATGTTGAAAAAGACGCTCGCCGCTCTGGCAATCGGTTCTGCTCTGCTGTCGGCTAACGTGATGGCGGCCGACTATGTGGTCGACAAAGAAGGCCAGCACGCCTTTGTTGACTTCAAGATCAGCCACTTGGGCTACAGCTACATCATCGGTACCTTCAAGGATATCGACGGCAAGTTCAGCTTCGACGCTGCCAAGCCTGAAGACAGCAAGATCGAGTTCAATGTGCGCACCGCCAGCGTGTTCACCAACCACGCCGAACGCGACAAGCACATCGCCAGCGGTGACTTCCTGAACGTGGGCAAATTCGCCGACGCCAAGTTCGTCTCCACCAGCGTCAAACCTACCGGCAAAAACGCCGCCGGCAAAGACACTGCCGACGTGACCGGCAACCTGACCCTGCTGGGCGTGACCAAGCCAATCGTGGTCAAAGCCACGTTCCTGGGTGAAGGCAAGGATCCATGGGGCGGCTACCGTGCCGGCTTCGAAGGCACCACCAGCATCAAGCGTTCCGATTTCGGCAAGCAGAAAGACCTGGGCCCAGCGTCCGACGCGGTCGATCTGTACGTGACGTTTGAAGGTGTCAAAGCGAAATAA